GGCCTGAATGTCGTGGAAAATGCAAAAGAGCTTCCACCCAATCTTTCCGTGGTAACCGCGTGGCATTCTCTGGAACACATCCCGGAAAGGGAACTGCTTTCCGTCATTGAGAATGTGGCATCCAAATTGAAACAGGATGGGCACTTCATCATCTCCGTTCCCAATGCGGATTCAAATCAGTACCAGTGGTATGGGACATCGTATGCGTATTACGACATGCCAAACCACCTGCATCAATTCACCAACACCTCTCTTGATCTGATCATGGGAAATGCCGGATTTCAGCGCACCGGCAACATATCATCCTCTCAATACAACCATTTCGGGCACATACAGAGCATCCTCAATGTTTTAACGAATTCACACAACTACCTCTACTATCAACTCAAACGCAAGCAAGGAAGTCGAAACCTCTTTCTGGACGCTGCCAACCTCCTCTTCCTCCCCGTTGCATTGTGCATAGGAACCCTCCTTACGGCATTTGATTTACTCAAACCACAAAAGCAAGGAGTCATAACGGCATGCTACCAACACACCACCTGATCAGCATTGTTGTTCCTGTTTTCAACGAGGAAGAATCGATTCAGGAAACCATCAAACGTCTGCTTGCGTTGCGCGGCTCATTCGACAACGAGGCCAACATCGAACTCATTTTCATAGACGATGGGTCCAATGACAGTTCCCTTCGCCTGCTGCGGGACGCAGCAACCCGGGAACAATGCATCAAGATCATTTCCTTCAGCCGCAACTTCGGCCATCAGATCGCCATCACCGCAGGCATAGACGCGGCGCAGGGGGATTATGTCGCGGTCATAGACGCGGACCTTCAGGACCCGCCCGAACTGATTCGGGACATGTATTCCCTGGCTCTTGCCGGGTATGATGTTGTTTACGGCAAACGACGTACCCGGGCAGGGGAAACCATGTTCAAGAAGCTCACGGCAACGGCCTTCTACCGTATCCTGAGTTACATGTGCGAAATCCCCATCCCCACGGATACCGGAGATTTCAGACTGATGTCGCGGCGCGCGGTCAACGCA
Above is a window of Pseudodesulfovibrio tunisiensis DNA encoding:
- a CDS encoding class I SAM-dependent methyltransferase, whose amino-acid sequence is MNQSCFICGAAMATGRTPHYLRCSSCGHEVLSDGQQQGFIVNDPVTYEDTNKRTGLDRFKRSVLKQVAKGHEITLADIGSATGRFLFQNKDIIEEGWGVEVTPEALEFSRKTLGLNVVENAKELPPNLSVVTAWHSLEHIPERELLSVIENVASKLKQDGHFIISVPNADSNQYQWYGTSYAYYDMPNHLHQFTNTSLDLIMGNAGFQRTGNISSSQYNHFGHIQSILNVLTNSHNYLYYQLKRKQGSRNLFLDAANLLFLPVALCIGTLLTAFDLLKPQKQGVITACYQHTT
- a CDS encoding glycosyltransferase family 2 protein, giving the protein MLPTHHLISIVVPVFNEEESIQETIKRLLALRGSFDNEANIELIFIDDGSNDSSLRLLRDAATREQCIKIISFSRNFGHQIAITAGIDAAQGDYVAVIDADLQDPPELIRDMYSLALAGYDVVYGKRRTRAGETMFKKLTATAFYRILSYMCEIPIPTDTGDFRLMSRRAVNALSELRERHRFVRGMVPWVGFPTAPLEYDREERFAGTSKYPLRKMLAFATNGILSFSRKPLAVASRLGFLVLFSGLLLGLYMLGLKLFTDIPVAGLTVILLTIIMFSGMQIILIGVVGEYIARIFEEVKGRPLYVVAEKVNF